aaaacaccatgttCCTGGCTGTGTTTGGTAACGTACTCTTGCCAATAAAAATACTTGGTaatagacaaaaataaaataaatatgaaaataattttgctagtGTTCAAAGTATGTGCTGCCCTTTATCTTAAATACTTACTATCTGATATCTGTGTTTTATAGGAGTTATTATGAAGCCAATGATGTGACCTCTGCTATTGAGATAATAGAAGAAGCCTTAACTAAACACCACAGCCTTGTTTCCATGGAGGATGTCAATATTGCAGCTGAACTGTATATTTCTTCCAAGCAGTATGACAAGGCACTGGCGGTATGGAGAATTAAGTGCATTTCTGTATTGTGTTCAGCACCTCTTTGCTAGTCAGGGGAGaccatttattttcctgcagtGCTTAAATATGGTTGTTTCTATAGTCATAGAGCTGATCAGGTATAGATTGCTTTCTGTAAGTTCTTTATTAATTGGGATTGATGCTAATGGCTTGATTTACTAAGTTGAGGGCTGTTAGACTTTATGCTGTTCCAGGTTTAAAATTTTGGAACCTTCGCCCTTTTTCTCTACAATTGCCATAACCTTAGTAGCAATTGAAGACCTATGAGCTGGTGTAGTGAGTGCTGCCGGCAAGGGATGTTCTCTAAGTTGAAGGTTAAAAGGGTGACACTGAATGGTCCAGTGGTTGAAGTGCTTTATCTGGTGTACTTCTGTTAGGACTAATAGTTTATGCAGTAAGCATCAAGCGAACAttccagaaggaaaatacaTCTTGACTCTAAGGCATAGGGGATTGGAAATCACTTATCTGTTCCAAATTTGTTCTACTGGTTTTTAACCCTCACTTTGAGGCATGTTTTCCAGTTGATTTGCTATGTTTTCTCCCTGAGATTTTATTTagatctgtctgtctgtgtaaAGCATCACTAGCCTGCAGACAATTCCTCTGACCCTTTGCTGTACTtcttgccatttaaaaaatcagtcaaTTTTATGTACACGGTATTCAGCTGCCAGATTTATTGATACAGTACTCAGTTGCCGGattgcttctctgtttcttcttggTGGTTCTCCTCAGGTCTGTTCCTGTGATGATTCTTCTCAGATATCTGAATCTGTATTTGAGCTGATAAACTGAgcctttataaaaatattatcttaaTACGGTCATCTGGTATGTTCCTCTAAGGGACATCTCTCTGTGTTAATCACTCTTGTTTTGGCAGCAGTAGTGGCTTAATATTTACTTTACTATTcatgaataaaaataccaaactgCATTAGGTCTTAGACCAACAGTCCTTTACACTTGTGCATTTTCCCCCTCACAGCTCCCCATTAGAGAGTGGCTTGAATTGTCtgtctttgatttttatttttttattagttgtGTAGAATTTTACTAGTTTCATTTAAGTCATTATGTGTATGACCAggactgttttaaaatgtctgtacgtagctgtgatttttttaaattttttttttaaactgagacaAATTGTATGGTTTCCCTGAAGTGTGTTAGGCTGAGGAATCCTTGGAACACTTTGGAAAAGCTCTGTGGAGAGCTTAACTGTTTACTTGGtactctgctttctttttctgtcttccaaaaaGCATTGAAAGAAGCTATAAAGGTTAAAACTTTTATGGTTGTGATCAAAGTAACTTGCATTGGCTGAAGAGATCCTGACTGGATCATCTAAGTAAGTCCAAAAATAGTGAATACATAAAGTGATCAAACTCAATACTAGTCAACTAACTCCGTGTGAAATGaatgcagcttttcttctgataaCTTTTGTGATGACTAACCAGTCATGTGGACTGGCTATTCCATATATCctttaaatcttaaaaattatctgaattaCTTGTCTGTTTCAGGTTATTACAGATTTTGCAGGAATTGTGCTTGAAAAGAAAGTATCAGAAAAAAGTTCAACTGAGGAGAACAAAGGTAAGTAGCTGGCAAGTGGTTAGTATGACCCCTGCTGTTCATCTCATATGACATCTTTCTTTCCATTACCTTTTGAACTCATGGGTATATTTTGATCCATGTTGCCAGGCTTTTCCTCATCTGAAACTTTTCAGTGTATTTAACGAGCTACATGGCATGATCTCAGCTTTCTATAAGGAGTTACTCTGATGTCCAATTAGCCCTGCTGACTCACTAAGGACAAGGACTGCTCTCCAGTCAACTGGAGGCCTTTTAAAGTTCTAGACATTCCTCTGAGTGTTCACATCAGATCAATTATTGCTGCCAGCTAAatagcttctgaaaaaaaatcagataagCTTAGTGGCATCTATACTCAAGAATATCAACCTTTAACTCTACTTCTGTCATTAAACATTGAAATGTTTTGGTATGTACAAATACAGGAATATTAGTTTGTAATTGAATGAACTAGGTTGTCTTTGGGAAACTTGTTTTATGGAAGTCGTTGCTTAAGTCTGGAAAGATTTCTTTGGGCTTTCTTAGACACATCAGCCCCAGCACCATGTGGGGTGCCCCACTATGATTAaactggttgtttttttcagcaatgtGGTCCAAACCCAATGTAGGTATGAGATACTtctgttggctttttgttttaatggattGATCAATGAACCACTGTTCTGGTGGAgacttttaaaagataatttataAGACACAAAACTATAGTGAGTCTAGGAGTTAAAACAGTGTTGTCAAATTACCTGGGGTGTGTAACTTCTTAATACAAAGCTTCTAAACTAGCCAAGAGCTTGGTTCACTTCCTTCTGGTGCTTTATAAGTTTTTTGAATGCttcctgttccactgctcttcaaagaaaaaaaggtccTCTTTTCATTGTAAGCTACCAGTCCATCATGGATTCAAAAGCAAGTAACTTTTGGCTTAGCTGGTCCTGCTACAGTAATCTGTTAATCTTTTTGGAAAGATACAGGGGCAGCGGTAGAAGCTCAGGAAAGCCAGGAGGCAGTGACTGATGACCAAAGTCATCCAGTTTCTGAATCCAGTGCTGCAGgtaagtaatttaattttttatttcatacaaGTCTGTGAACTGAGCATCTGCTTGTGAACCAGGTTGCAGTCATATAAAAATGGGGAAAGATTGTTAACAGCAGAGAAATAGGGCTTCATCCAGAACAGGTTTCTTCTGTACTGTCTTCCTTACTCAGAAATTCTAACCCAGCCAGCCACCAAAGCCAAAAGCATTCTCCCAGGGCTTGCCCACTTTATGAAGAAGATTCTTCGTTTTGTAAGAATTTATCAATAGGTGAATAGTTATTCTCATGCGGTGTATTAAGACATTCAGAGAATGATAAATTAGCCTGTGTGTGGTGATTTGCAGTAAGTGGATGTGGGTGCAAAAGGAAATGGGGAAGACTTATGTTGGAAATTAGAGTTTTCTCAGGTTATATCAATCACCCTTGGAATGTCTGGTGTAAGAATTAAGGTGAAGGAGAATTTAAACAGGATAGTTAAGGAGGTATCATGACTGCATGTGAAGGAAATATAACAGCGGAGTTTTACTGTGTGACCTTTAATTTGGTAGGATTGTCATGGGTAGCTGCTTTGTCTTGTGTTTTGTATTCTCTTCAGATCACACTCTGGATTGTGTAAAGGTTTGCAGTTTAACTGTGCTTGACAATGGGTGTATACAGCCAGATCCCTGGTACACAGGACTTAGCTTAATAAGAACAAATACCTTAATACAGGGTACATCCTTCAGAAGGCAAGGAGAAGTGGGTTCAGATGCATTAATTGCTAAAGGAAAGCCTAATGAAGCAAGCACATCTTAAGAAGGTGAAGGCTCTAAGCACATCCTATGGGATCCTGCTGTTGAAATTGATGCAGACTGGCAGCACTTGGTACTTCAGATGAAATTAGTAGGATCAGAGACAGTAGGAAGATGCTGTTCCAACTATCAGGAAAGATataaaagaggggaaaaagccaGGCCTACATGAAAATTTGGTGGAGTCCATGAGAATATGTTTTGTTTACTGGAGCTGGACATGGCCTGGAGGTGATGTGAAGAACTGCTTATTGAACCTATGGGttcagaaggaaattcttttaCCATTTCACAGGTGTCGAGAAGGTCAGTTGCTGCATACCTGAGGGTGTTCCCATAGACATCACAGTCAAGCTGATGGTGTGCTTAGTTCACTTGAACATCCTAGAGCCACTGAGTGTAAGTAGAAACCGAGTCAGAAGTTGGGGGTGTTCTAATAAATTACCAAAGCAAGTAATTTTCCTGTCTTCATCTCACTGAGGTTGTTGAAAGAGCTGTGGAGATTCTTTTTGCTTCCCTCTTACTCTGAGAGGAACCTAGCAAACTTGTAATAGCAGTACTATTCTTGTCTGTATAAATTATGTCTCCAGTGGAAGCATTACTGAAGCACAGTAAATCACAGCCTATGAGCTGTGACAGACCCAGGACCACGTTGCAGAGTTGTTGAACACTAAGGAGCcaattttgctttgttttaaagccTTGCTAAGTCTGAAGACAGTTATTTTATAAAGAGAACTCCTTACTCATGAACACTTTCACCCACTGAAATGTGAAATGTATGGAGGTGTAATATCTGGAGTAGAAAAATGTAGCTTTTTCAGGAATTCTGAAattcagatatttatttttttaaattttaaattaccaTTTAAGTGAAGTGCAGTTGAGAACTCAAATAGGATTAAAAATCATAGCATAAATGTAAGGTTCCAATAACCATACCTTGAAGAAATGTTCTTGTTGGTTATttgtgcttttgctgttttgtgtgggttttttaaagccTCTTTTGACCACTCTGGTGGaacaaaatccagaagaaaTGGGTGACTTATACTTGGACGTCGCAGAGGCGTTTCTGGATGTTGGAGAGTACCAGTCAGCGCTGCCCCTCTTGAGCTCCCTCGTCTGTTCGGAGCGATACAACTTGGCTGTTGTCTGGCTTCGGCATGCAGGTGAGAAGGTGCTGGGCTGCTGACAACGTGATACTGAGAAATGCTAATGCAGTGCTGACCATTGCCAGGGACCTTTATCTAAGATCACAGGAGTTTTAGATTCACATGTTgaaggatgattttttttctgccatttgaGTATGTTGTGTTGTTTATGATGTTTCTAGAGTGCTTGAAGGCCTTGGGACACATGGAGCGTGCTGCAGAGAGCTATGCCAAAGTGGTTGATCTTGCTCCATTGCATCTAGATGCACGAATCTCACTTTCAACACTTCAGCAGCAGTTGGGCCGACCTGAAAAAGCTCTGGAGGCTCTGGAACCCATGTATGATCCAGATACTCTGGCTCAGGATGCCAATGCCGCACAGCAGGTGGGTATAGAGCTCTGTGCTTGCAATTTAGGCTGTATTATTCTGCTGAACTGTGGTAGTGGTGAAAGATCTCAACCAGGGATTAAGACTAATTTATCTACACCATGGGCAGCCTTCAGAGCACAGCAAATGACTCATTACAGAGTGTCAGGGAGGAGTCCTTGCAGCTCTTTCTCCCtggcctttttattttcccctgtcCCACCTCATTACTTCAGTGGGATGTATAACCTTGTGGCCACTAACAACCAGTCTTGATGCCAATCACTTTGCATCAAGTTTGATCAAGTTGCTACATATGAGCTGCATGGTTTGGCCTCTATTGGTTGTAACTGATGGCATAGCAAAGGTTCTGTatctcctctccagcaccttcaCTACAGGTAAAAGTCACGCCAAATTTCTCTGATATTTGAGAATTTGAAACAGTAAACTACTGCTGTGTACTTTAAGGAGATCTTACCTGCTGCTGCTAAGATTCTTACAGCTTTCTAGAAGCTTTTACAGTCCTTTCAGTACTGTATTGAATCaaattgtttgttttataaactCACTCTCTGTGCAAGAAGTTGAATAATAATGTTCCGTATTACCTAGGAATTAAAGCTACTCCTCCATCGTTCGACACTGTTGTATTCCCAAGGCAAGATGTATGGCTACATAGACACTTTACTTACAATGCTGGCAATGCTGTTGAAGGTAAGCCCATCTTTACAGCTACACTGTAAGAAACTGGACAGCTAGGAATTGGGTTAAGGCAAGAGACAAACTCAGGAGGAAAGCTAGTGTTTTTATATGCAAATAGTTTTATAATTGTATAGATAATAATCTTGAGGCGAGTCTGTAATACTGGTGTTCCTGCCTGTAATGTTGAGAGCCCCACTTGTGTGTATAATCTTAATACAGTGACTTCATCTCCCTATTTCTCAGTGTACATAGAACACACTGAATACTTCTTACCTGTAGCAGTCAGCATAGTGCTTTCTTGAAATGTTGATGCTGGTTTCTATTTAATCAATTTTCTCTTGAAtttcttaaatattaaaaatagtaagATTCCTGtgataaaatgagaaaataatttgtttagcCAGTAAATACAatggtggtggttttgtgttaatagtattttggtttatttttaaataggtaGTGAGGACAGGGATATTTAGACCTCAGTTTTCTCCATCTGGTCAGAGCCATTACTACTGTATTACAGTGGTTGAGTAGCTGATCATCCACATATTTGTGAAACTGATCCAGCAAGGAATTATTCCTGTTATGCCTCTTAGGCaaatagttttggtttttaatataTGCTGGGATGTTCCAATCCCAGGAAAAGgcttttaagtaatttaaaagcttttggaGCTTTCTTTGGCATAGCCCAGTTTGCACTGGAGCACGAGACAATGCACAGTTGATCCCTCTCTTGCAAATATTCTCTCTCAGGACCTTGCTCTGTCGCAGCCTTTCAAAGGTGCAGACTGTTTTGGCTCTGCAAGGGGAGCCAGATGGATTGGCCATAAAGCTGCCTTTGGTGTAGGATGTGTTGATGTAATCTGAAATGCTGCCCTTACATTTGTTTCTAGGTAGCAATGAGCAGAGCTCAGGTGTGTTTGATATCTAGTTCCAAATCTGGAGAGAGACACCTGTATCTTATTAAGGTGTCAAGGGATAAAATTTCTGACAATGACGACCAAGAGACAGCAAATTGCGATGCGAAAGGTaacaaatgtttattaaaaacaaagaaacaagattAGCTCCTGaggtctgaaaaagaaaatacatgttgCTATTTTGCATGCTAAATTCATGCACTTGTGTTATTGTTGCTTTATTTCTAGGACAAAGGCAGCCTAAAAAATGAAGGTAATACAACTTAAGGGAACAATCCCCAGTCAGAGAAAAATAGAAGGATTACAGAATAATTTAGATTGAgaaggacctctagagatcataTGGTCCAACGTTCCCCTCAGTGCAAATATAACGCAGGCAAATCTAGCACATAAtagaaatacatgttttaaaaatcgtgtgggttttttttggtttttttttttttaactggtgcAGCCTTGGTTGAGCACAGACTACACATTCTTAACCTCCGTTTGGTAGATTAGGAAGAGCAGCTTGAATGCATTCATGTAGTATCTTTACAGCTTAAACTGTGTGTATTTCTTGCCATTTGTTCCCAAGTTTTTactgtttgttggtttgggtttttttgctggtatTTTACAAACTGCATTTGAACTGAAAACAAGtcaatattttgtctttattttaccTGTTTTACCTGAGGTGTTTTTGAAGAGATCGTTTTGACATAtgcacttttttgttgttgttgttgaggGTTTGGCtctcttgttttaattttctcaacTTACTGACTTTAATACCTTTAGCAATCTTTGCTGTTCTCACGAGCGTCCTGACAAAAGACGACTGGTGGAACCTCCTCCTGAAGGCTATATATTCCTTGTGTGACCTCTCCCGGTACAAGGAGGCAGAGCTACTAGTGGATTCCTCATTGGAATATTATTCATTTTATGATGATAGACAAAAGCGCAAGGAGCTGGAATACTTTGGGCTCTCTGCTGCCATTCTGGACAAGAACTTCAGGAAAGCGTACAACTACATCAGGTGGGGTGCTGAGAAGGCAGAGCAATCTcttctgctactgctgctgctgaggcccTTGTCATGCTGCTGGAAGTGATGCTGAAGGAGGCAGGCTGATGCTTTCCAGCTTTTTGCTAAAGCAGATCAGGAGATAATGGAAACTAGAGGAGCTTTCTGAtcattttggattaaaaaaaaccgCATCATGCAGTCAGCTGATTGGGCCAGAACCATTGGTTCTGTCTTTTGCTCTGGCCTGCTCCTTGAGTGTCTCTTCTTTCTTATCTTCCCTAAACTGTTGGAGTTCTATTGCACATACAGTATTTACTATAGTGCTAAATAATTTATTGGATACTTTTCATTCTGTAGAATCATGGTAATGGAAAACGTCAATAAGCCTCAGCTATGGAACATATTCAACCAAGTTACTATGCAGTCCCAGGATGTCCGTCACCATCGCTTTTGTCTCCGCTTAATGCTGAAAAATCCAGATAATCACGCGCTGTGCGTCCTAAACGGGCACAATGCCTTTGTATCTGGCAGCTTCAAGCACGCTCTTGGTAATGTCTTTAATGTTCTAATATTAATAAGTAAAAGaagggaacatttttttttagaggaagaTGTATTAAAGCCTTTTTTCCATACATCAGAAAATTACAGATGGCTTCACGGTGTTAGTCTTTGATTATTCTGTACACAGACCAATGCACTGCTGAAGAGTTTTGCTAATAAAAATTAAGCTGCTGTGTTTGAAGTTTAGCACACATGGCAAATATAACCAACTTGGAAAGATAATTGAAGACTAATGATCATAAAGAATAAGGAGGACAGAAACAGGCCAATTTAAACAACAAATAAAGTTGGCTGGATATTTTAAGGAGGCCTTTGAAGTAAACCTACTGCTTTCAATAAAGGCCTGCAAATGTCACACTTAAGATGTGTGGCCTCTAGGATCTAAATCTGAGGAAGGACCTTGGTTGCCTTCTGTGTCTGATTGTATTCTGCTTATGTTTTTACATCatagtttgcattttttcttcagaatccAAGGAGTGCTGAAAATACaaggttttatttcatgttttttcctgtgtattttgaTGTAGGTATATtcaactgtttattttctttgtttacacTTCTAGTGtgaaagctttgttttttatcCTTAAATTCTTAAGGGATGCCTTTCACAACAAACATCCTGATTGGATTATTTGCTTTTAGGACAGTATGTGCAAGCCTTTCGTGCAAACCCAGCTGAACCTCTCTACAGTCTTTGCATTGGCTTGACTTTCATCCACATGGCTTCTCAGAAATATGTCTTGAAAAGGCATGCTCTTCTAGTACAGGTGAGTTAGTGTGATTATTCCTGCCTACAGCATTTCCTGGCGTTGTATCTTGCAGACAGTTTTACATCTGTTTTACATCTTCTGGGATATCAGCACCTGAACAGATGCATTGTCCCTATTGGGGTTTGTTCCTTTGTCAGAACCTCCAAGTCCCATATAGAAGGAGCAGGTATCCAGACTAAGGTTGGGAACGAAGTTCTGTACACCTGGCATTCTGCTAGTCATATAGTTTAAATACATGAGCgtgtattttaattataaactgaaagcaaaattaagGAAGCATAACACTTGCAGAGTGCTTTGACTTTAAACTTATTAAGGCTCTGGCACTGCTGAGTATGAGTTCCCATTCAAATTCTGCTGGAGACTTGGCAGTAGAACATCTGCCAGCTTCAAGAAGGGCCATTAACTCTTGCCTACTGCTTAGGATATATGAATTTTTCATGCCCTTATTCAGGGATGTTTATTTTTGGCCACTTAATAAAGTGATCTACTGATAATTACCCTGATAACTGGTACTGAAGTAAATATTTATATGGACCACAAAATCAAGAAAAGAACATTGTGTTCCAGAAATGGTACTTCAATATGTACTTCACGAAGTACAGAATTTTGTAGaattctgaaaagctgaagaataAAACCATTTCTTGCTGCTATCCAAGGCAAAGAGTGAACAAAAAGGAATTAaggtttggtggttttgttccccccaccccttttttttttttcttttttttttttaaagtaggggaggtttatcttttaaatattttctttaaaaaaaaaatcttgctctTGCCTGTCCTTTGGCTACATGTTTTTAAGGTGGTCAGCTCTTCTGAACATGTGTGTATGACATAAACATGTACATCTACACTTACATACGTAGCAAGCTAATGCCATAAGCCATAAGTTGCTGAATTAAATAACTGTgttgaatttattaaaaagatcTGCCTATTGTTACCAATGGCAGTGAGACTGACAGAGCACAGGCTTTATGCTGTCAGCAACCAAATGTGACTTGTCTTCAACTTAACGTGTGGTTTTGTGGatcaaaattttaaatagaCACATTTAAACACCTGTTCTCCAGCATATTTCACTGCAATCTTCAGAAAGGGAACAGTCACAAATGTGCATAATGTGTATGTACAGGGATTCTCCTTCCTTCACCGGTACCTGGACCTGCGTGGACCTTGTCAAGAGTCTTTCTACAACCTTGGCCGTGGCCTTCACCAGCTGGGATTACTGCACTTGGCAATCCACTATTACCAAAAAGTACTTGAACTTCCTCCCCTCACCTTAGAGGTACTGTATCTTTGTAAGTTATGTGCAGagaataaagacatttttatgttaataaTTTCTCAGCCATAGTTAAAATAGGTACATAAAATCTATGTAGTTGAATTTCCTTTAATTTGAATTGTAATTCCCTGTTGTTGGAAGCCCAAATCTGGTTATCCCCTGGGAATGTATACAAGCATGTGTTAATTTTAAAGGTTTCTTATTTTGAAGGATTTACTAATAGGCTGAAGTAGCAGCAAAAAGTATTGTAAAGACCTTTATCTGAATAAGTAGCTGAACTTTATATTTATTACATCAATGAATTATAACTGGAAGTTCCGTATACTCACCCATGCTCTAATACAGCATGCTGGAGCAACAGGAACTGGTATTCAGAGTGCATAAATGCACCTGAGCCGTGGTTTTGCTCTAATTGATGTGTATTAGATCCCTTTAGCAAGGGTGGGTAGAAAAATTGCAAGAGAACAGGAGGGGTTGGTTAAGGAAGAAACATGGGTGTTGGTCAGTGCTGGGAATTGAAAGCAGCAGTCTTTTGACTGCCTAGGAGATCCAGGCAGCTTTTACATTCTGACTATATAAACAAATTCTTTGCATACAAAGACAAATTAAGATAGTGCTTTCTTGTTTTATGAGTTGGCTATCTCATTTGCAGCTATTGCTTTGATAATGCTTTGTAATCATGTAACTTTGGTGATTAACATCAGATGGAAAATCATTAAAGACAGGTCACAAGGAATACTTCTTTAGTTTATATGCAACTGAAAGTCTATATAAACCATGGATATGTGATTTGATTGCACTGTAATTGGTACTCATGTTTCAAGTTTTAAACTATTTTGCTTATtggtaactttttaaaattatttttacagggAATAGGAACTGATCAGACAGACTTGAGAAGAGATACTGCCTTTAACTTGTCGCTTATTTACCAGAGCAGTGGAAATAAAAGAATGGCTCAAAAGATGTTGTACACTTATGCAGTTGTATGATGAGGTTTGTGGCAGGTGGTGTGGATACTCTTTGTTTTGGCCTTTGCCTTATCCACTGCTGGGGAAACTGCTGGTGTATGTACAGCTTTTTCTAGACGTGGTCAGAGATGTGGCTTGTGCTGTATGTGGCTTTATGGACTTTTTCTACTTCTTACATTTGAACTGTGTCATACATGGATGGAAATGGACTGTTCTGAGTACAAGGCTGACTGACATGCTCAAGTGTTTTGGTTATTAGCTCTTCTCCTTTGATGCACTGCTCTGTAATCTGATACTCTGTATATAGAATCAAAAAGTGAAAACTGAATTCTAGTGTTTATGTTGTTTTAGGGAAAATTTACAATGTGAAATATTACAACTAGTTACCAGTGAGGTTGGTCATGAAGCCATATTCACTGGtgatgagggttttttttaatgtgcagcATTATATTACTATAATGTAGAAGAAATGGGCTCATACAATCCCTAGAGGATGAGAACTCAAGATCTTGATAAAGTATTCAGAGTTTTCTAGGCGTTCATGTTCCTAGTAGCTGTTCTATTTGAAGGGGATTGATTTCTGTTTTAGTGAAATCAGTGTGGCCTTTGTTCTTCTGAACTTGTTAATAAAAACTCTGAGGTCAATTATGTTTACTCATTCTTAGAAAATATAGATCCTACTGAACAGCTTAGAGCAAAAATTAATATACTAATATCCTGTAGCTTATTGTTGAACATAACATTGCAAATGGTCTGGTTTTCATTGTTTCTGACAGTTGAACAGTAGCATATGATGGTGGAAGCAATGCTGCTTCCAACCCAGCAAGAGAAGCAGAATGCAAGGCtttatcagaaattaaaaaaggtaAGAATGTGTATATAGAAATGGATATATGTTATGCACATCAGCAAAACAaggctgaaaaatgtttttcagcaaGGCAGTTTGCTGAATAGCAAACAAACCGTGTTGTTGCCTCCCAAGTGCTCTTGCTCCCTAGGGTATCACAGCCAACTGCTGCTGTTGTCTTTCAGCCCACTTCTGTATCTATTTGTGTTCTGTAATAATGTCATACAATTGCAATCAATGAGTAAGAACCAAGTCTTGTGGCATTGCCTAGACTAATTTTAAAGGTAAGGCAATTTTATCTCACATCAAACATTGTTACAATATATTGCATTCCCATTTCACTAGAGATATTCTGGGACATAATGAGAATGTAAAAGTGAGAGACAAATACCAGGAAGGTCTCAATAACTTGGAAAGGAACAGCATATTTTACTTGGCAATAGTATTTGCCAGCACTGCCTAAATGAAAGACACTTGCCAAGGTTGCAGAACTAAGaattaaataactgttttcATTATGTTAGCTTGGGGTATTCATAAGCTGCAGAAGGTAGAGAATAACTCCCATAGCTCCATTTTGTTTCTCATGCTTTGTAATACCTCATCACTATTTTTTCCATGATAGCCAGCTCTTTGCTGTGTGAACTGGAGCTGACTCATGACCTATGTATGAGCATAGTATTGTTGCATCATCTTGGGGTAAAAATTCTTCCATTGAAGCTTTCCTTATTCTTCATTGGCTTCTTCACATCTTGGAACCCCATTGATTTGTTTCTTCTCACAGCTAATGACTCCTGTTCCTtcataaaaaaaagtttatcttGTCCTGGGAAATACAGCCCTCAGCACTCTAGTAATGCTTAGAAAACAGAAGCCAGAGATCCAGTACACAGATTCCCTTTGCATTATTCTTTTCCAAAACTGACTCTGAAATACTCAAGATCCTGTTGcttgtacatttttttatttttaaatagacttGACATAGAGGAGGGTTGTGGGGGTTTTCTAAGAAGTGTCTTAAAAATTGACCAACATCAAGGCATTTACTATTCATTACTTTATTTCTGACCCCTACTGCTGCTAGAATTCTGAAGCAGTTTTTAAATCTAGGAGGTACGAATCTTTATCattcatagaaataaaaaggaaaaatataattgaaTGCTGATGACTGCTTTCTAAATTGTTTTTTAGTACCAAAACCCagaaatttgcatttaattaaacCCAGTCAATACGGACTGGAAAATTCATACTGCTAGCAAACAGGGTTCTGAAAAGATGTTCTAAACCATTTTGAGCATCTGGAAGGAAAAGATACTGCTTGTCTTAATGCAAATTATGTAAAGCTTTCTCAAAtgcttgtggaaaaaaaattatatgatAAAACTTGTGGT
This is a stretch of genomic DNA from Apus apus isolate bApuApu2 chromosome 6, bApuApu2.pri.cur, whole genome shotgun sequence. It encodes these proteins:
- the GTF3C3 gene encoding general transcription factor 3C polypeptide 3 isoform X3, producing MSGFSPELIDYLEGKISFEEFERRREERKSREKDGENASAEENTEDVEAPSSSRKASRKSQNQDETDGETSDGVSKSVHRVFASMLGENEEEEEDEEEEDEEEEEEEATEQPTAGDVFVLEMVLNRETKKMMKEKRPRSKLPRALRGLMGEANIRFARGEREEAILMCMEIIRQAPLAHEPFSTLAMIYEDQGDMEKSLQFELIAAHLNPSDTEEWVRLAEMSLEQDNIKQAIFCYTKALKYDPTNVRYLWERSSLYEQLGEHKMAMDGYRRILNLLSPSDGERFMQLARDMAKSYYEANDVTSAIEIIEEALTKHHSLVSMEDVNIAAELYISSKQYDKALAVITDFAGIVLEKKVSEKSSTEENKDTGAAVEAQESQEAVTDDQSHPVSESSAAGVEKVSCCIPEGVPIDITVKLMVCLVHLNILEPLSPLLTTLVEQNPEEMGDLYLDVAEAFLDVGEYQSALPLLSSLVCSERYNLAVVWLRHAECLKALGHMERAAESYAKVVDLAPLHLDARISLSTLQQQLGRPEKALEALEPMYDPDTLAQDANAAQQELKLLLHRSTLLYSQGKMYGYIDTLLTMLAMLLKVAMSRAQVCLISSSKSGERHLYLIKVSRDKISDNDDQETANCDAKAIFAVLTSVLTKDDWWNLLLKAIYSLCDLSRYKEAELLVDSSLEYYSFYDDRQKRKELEYFGLSAAILDKNFRKAYNYIRIMVMENVNKPQLWNIFNQVTMQSQDVRHHRFCLRLMLKNPDNHALCVLNGHNAFVSGSFKHALVCASLSCKPS
- the GTF3C3 gene encoding general transcription factor 3C polypeptide 3 isoform X4, yielding MSGFSPELIDYLEGKISFEEFERRREERKSREKDGENASAEENTEDVEAPSSSRKASRKSQNQDETDGETSDGVSKSVHRVFASMLGENEEEEEDEEEEDEEEEEEEATEQPTAGDVFVLEMVLNRETKKMMKEKRPRSKLPRALRGLMGEANIRFARGEREEAILMCMEIIRQAPLAHEPFSTLAMIYEDQGDMEKSLQFELIAAHLNPSDTEEWVRLAEMSLEQDNIKQAIFCYTKALKYDPTNVRYLWERSSLYEQLGEHKMAMDGYRRILNLLSPSDGERFMQLARDMAKSYYEANDVTSAIEIIEEALTKHHSLVSMEDVNIAAELYISSKQYDKALAVITDFAGIVLEKKVSEKSSTEENKDTGAAVEAQESQEAVTDDQSHPVSESSAAGVEKVSCCIPEGVPIDITVKLMVCLVHLNILEPLSPLLTTLVEQNPEEMGDLYLDVAEAFLDVGEYQSALPLLSSLVCSERYNLAVVWLRHAECLKALGHMERAAESYAKVVDLAPLHLDARISLSTLQQQLGRPEKALEALEPMYDPDTLAQDANAAQQELKLLLHRSTLLYSQGKMYGYIDTLLTMLAMLLKVAMSRAQVCLISSSKSGERHLYLIKVSRDKISDNDDQETANCDAKAIFAVLTSVLTKDDWWNLLLKAIYSLCDLSRYKEAELLVDSSLEYYSFYDDRQKRKELEYFGLSAAILDKNFRKAYNYIRTVCASLSCKPS